The Scomber japonicus isolate fScoJap1 chromosome 8, fScoJap1.pri, whole genome shotgun sequence genome has a segment encoding these proteins:
- the zgc:110843 gene encoding CDGSH iron-sulfur domain-containing protein 1 encodes MTAPSLPAMPALPYSGLRLSKEHLLVAVPVAVVAAAGGFLVSHYLKGRGCKKSQVNTCISKDSPKVVHSFDMEDIGTKAVYCRCWKSKKFPYCDGAHTKHNEETGDNVGPLIIKKRDA; translated from the exons ATGACAGCCCCGAGTTTACCTGCTATGCCCGCATTACCCTACTCGGGATTAAGGTTGTCAAAAG AGCACCTGTTGGTTGCGGTGCCGGTGGCCGTGGTCGCAGCTGCAGGAGGTTTTCTAGTCAGCCATTACCTGAAGGGGCGAGGCTGCAAGAAGTCCCAGGTGAACACATGCATCAGCAAAGACAGTCCCAAAGTGGTGCACAGCTTTGACATGGAGGACATCGGCACCAAAGCTGTGTACTGCCGCTGCTGGAAGTCAAAGAAG TTCCCTTACTGCGACGGCGCCCACACCAAACACAACGAGGAGACCGGGGACAATGTCGGACCGCTCATCATCAAAAAGAGGGACGCCTAA